In a genomic window of Candidatus Rokuibacteriota bacterium:
- a CDS encoding trypsin-like peptidase domain-containing protein has translation MIRRFAFSLSLGLLIGAGGALPAHAEQGLSVQETVLRAKPATVLIISEVSAEVTLNCGGGSQTVKPTAFRETGTGWFIDPTGWVITNGHVVQPAHETPRWLVNQLAQRAVTTACLAPALTAAGLQGGDKPDAEDAVKRRVLDKVLPTVKVTITPQVSVTLSSGTRLKAEVKKYSPPASTEPGAPSARDLALLRLPEGNYPVLPLADSTTVQIGDPIRILGFPGVVLSHELLNQSASVDASVTTGAVSGLKQDKANHPFIQTDASAAWGNSGGPAINAKAELLGVLTFVSLAPGAEGSIVQGFNFAIPAQTVKNFVADQPVKLNQPGKFNQVWFAGLHDFFTEDWKGAKRKFEDADKVQPGLVDVKRMLSEAAEKVKNPPPKPFPWFWVTIGVTLLSAGGYGAQVGLRWQKNRYRVGPSEVIKLLETGKQPIILDTRQQQAYDANPIKIFGSIRLSPEDLTNGVAASLELDTTRPVVAYCT, from the coding sequence GCGCCAAGCCCGCCACCGTCCTCATCATCTCGGAGGTCTCCGCGGAAGTAACCCTCAACTGTGGCGGCGGTTCCCAGACCGTCAAGCCCACGGCCTTCCGCGAGACCGGCACGGGATGGTTCATCGACCCGACGGGCTGGGTCATCACCAACGGCCACGTCGTCCAGCCCGCCCACGAGACGCCCCGCTGGCTCGTCAACCAGCTGGCGCAGCGCGCCGTCACCACGGCGTGCCTCGCCCCGGCGCTCACGGCCGCGGGGCTCCAGGGCGGCGACAAGCCGGATGCCGAGGACGCCGTCAAGCGGCGCGTGCTCGACAAGGTCCTGCCGACCGTCAAGGTCACGATCACCCCGCAGGTTTCCGTCACGCTGTCGAGCGGGACGCGGCTCAAGGCCGAAGTCAAGAAGTACAGCCCCCCGGCGAGCACCGAGCCCGGCGCCCCGTCCGCACGCGACCTGGCCCTCCTCAGGCTGCCCGAGGGCAACTACCCCGTGCTGCCCCTGGCCGACTCGACGACAGTCCAGATCGGCGATCCGATCCGCATCCTGGGCTTCCCGGGCGTGGTCCTCTCGCACGAGCTCCTGAACCAGTCCGCCAGCGTGGACGCCTCGGTGACCACCGGCGCCGTCTCGGGATTGAAGCAGGACAAGGCCAACCATCCGTTCATCCAGACCGACGCGTCGGCGGCCTGGGGCAATTCGGGCGGGCCCGCCATCAACGCCAAGGCCGAGCTGCTCGGCGTCCTCACCTTCGTGTCGCTCGCGCCCGGAGCCGAGGGCAGCATCGTCCAGGGCTTCAACTTCGCCATTCCGGCCCAGACGGTGAAGAACTTCGTCGCCGACCAGCCTGTCAAGCTCAACCAGCCGGGCAAGTTCAATCAGGTGTGGTTCGCCGGGCTCCACGACTTCTTCACCGAGGACTGGAAGGGCGCCAAGCGGAAGTTCGAGGACGCGGACAAGGTCCAGCCCGGGCTCGTGGACGTGAAGCGCATGCTCAGCGAGGCGGCTGAGAAGGTGAAGAACCCGCCGCCCAAGCCCTTCCCGTGGTTCTGGGTCACCATCGGCGTGACCCTGCTCTCCGCCGGCGGCTACGGCGCGCAGGTCGGCCTTCGCTGGCAGAAGAACCGCTACCGTGTGGGCCCGTCCGAGGTCATCAAGCTCCTCGAGACGGGCAAGCAGCCCATCATCCTGGACACGCGCCAGCAGCAGGCGTACGACGCTAATCCCATCAAGATCTTCGGCTCGATCAGGCTCTCCCCCGAGGACCTCACGAACGGCGTCGCGGCCAGCCTCGAGCTCGACACGACGCGCCCGGTGGTCGCCTACTGTACCTGA